From one Phocaeicola salanitronis DSM 18170 genomic stretch:
- a CDS encoding alpha-L-arabinofuranosidase C-terminal domain-containing protein — translation MKHFIQLAAYCACMGLVPVQASAQVGLSQPDSIYLFSYATTPDEGRSGLKFAWSRDGEEWFSIGNGHGYVKCDYGAWGKEKRMIKPELYRDAQGVWHCIWQLNGNGKEFAHAASDDLLNWKRQSYFTDAQYKEYISDAWSKYPQQTAKINNTPEEGTLQKVAWYDVERLQRFAESCEYRNQLYNEQTDQDKTRFADLKPVNLELTVQPEKEKAISDKLIGVFFEDINYGADGGLYAELVQNRDFEYVAGENHRVKEWGPTYAWSLKGEGAEMSIQTSSPIHPNNSHYLSLKVNQAGAELSNTGFDGMVIKEGEKYDFSFFARTAGKSGKAKISLYSPDGSVLANKTVSISSKDWKKVSTTLQAKASADAATLGISLLTEGEYDLDMVSLFPQNTFKGHKNGLRPDLAQAIADIRPRFVRFPGGCASHGQGLENIYRWKNTVGPLETRKPMKNIWGYHQTMGIGYFEYFQFCEDIGAEPLPVIAAGVPCQNSACIPGKLLSGGQQGGIPMEEMDAYIQDILDLIDYANGDPKKSQWAKLRAESGHPKPFNMKYIGIGNEDLITDVFEERFTLIYDAIKKHHPEITVIGTVGPFYEGTDYEEGWNLADRLNVPMVDEHYYNTPGWFIYNQNYYDKYDRSKSKVYLGEYAAHLPGRPNNIETALAEALYLTAVERNGDMVLMTSYAPLLAKEGYTQWNPDLIYFNNKEVKPSVGYYTQLLYGQNSGDRYLPAESKIDNNRNDVRSRIASSIVRDSQTGDLIIKLVNLLPAAVNSQLNLPADAKDKQAKVTVLSGDPDDQNAKPVEKALEASDKLSYTLPPYSFSVIRFSAKE, via the coding sequence ATGAAACATTTTATACAGCTTGCAGCATATTGTGCCTGCATGGGACTTGTGCCTGTACAGGCATCCGCACAAGTAGGACTAAGCCAACCCGACTCGATTTACCTGTTCTCGTATGCCACTACACCGGACGAAGGGCGAAGCGGACTGAAATTCGCCTGGAGCAGAGACGGAGAAGAATGGTTCAGCATCGGGAACGGACACGGATACGTCAAATGTGATTACGGAGCGTGGGGAAAAGAAAAACGGATGATAAAACCCGAACTGTACCGCGACGCACAAGGCGTATGGCATTGCATTTGGCAACTGAATGGCAATGGAAAAGAATTCGCGCATGCCGCTTCGGATGACCTGCTGAACTGGAAAAGACAAAGCTACTTTACTGATGCCCAATACAAGGAATATATCTCCGATGCGTGGAGCAAATATCCGCAACAGACCGCCAAGATAAATAACACGCCCGAAGAAGGTACATTGCAAAAAGTCGCTTGGTATGACGTAGAACGCCTGCAACGGTTTGCCGAAAGTTGCGAATACCGGAATCAGTTGTATAATGAGCAAACCGACCAAGACAAGACCCGTTTTGCCGACCTCAAACCTGTCAATTTAGAACTGACCGTACAACCTGAAAAGGAAAAAGCCATCAGCGATAAACTCATCGGTGTATTCTTCGAAGACATCAACTATGGAGCAGACGGAGGCTTATACGCCGAACTGGTACAAAACCGCGACTTCGAATATGTAGCAGGAGAAAACCATCGGGTAAAAGAATGGGGACCTACTTATGCCTGGTCTTTGAAAGGCGAAGGAGCGGAAATGAGCATACAAACCTCCTCTCCCATTCATCCAAACAACTCGCACTACTTATCCTTGAAAGTAAACCAAGCCGGAGCGGAACTGAGCAATACCGGATTTGACGGCATGGTCATTAAGGAAGGCGAGAAATACGATTTCTCATTCTTCGCCCGCACAGCCGGGAAAAGCGGAAAGGCAAAAATCAGCCTATACAGTCCTGACGGCTCTGTACTTGCCAACAAAACGGTAAGCATATCTTCTAAAGACTGGAAAAAAGTTTCTACAACCCTACAGGCAAAAGCCTCTGCCGATGCTGCCACATTGGGCATAAGCCTATTGACAGAAGGAGAATACGACTTGGACATGGTTTCACTCTTCCCTCAAAATACCTTCAAAGGGCATAAGAACGGACTCCGTCCCGACCTTGCACAAGCCATTGCAGACATCCGACCGCGCTTTGTACGTTTCCCCGGAGGTTGTGCTTCGCATGGACAAGGATTGGAAAACATCTATCGCTGGAAAAATACGGTAGGTCCATTAGAAACCCGCAAGCCCATGAAAAACATTTGGGGATACCATCAGACCATGGGAATAGGCTATTTCGAATACTTCCAGTTCTGCGAAGACATCGGTGCCGAACCTTTACCGGTAATCGCTGCAGGTGTGCCTTGCCAAAACTCGGCATGCATTCCGGGCAAATTGCTGAGCGGAGGACAACAGGGAGGTATTCCAATGGAAGAAATGGACGCATACATTCAAGACATCCTCGACTTGATTGACTATGCCAACGGTGACCCGAAGAAAAGCCAATGGGCTAAACTGCGTGCAGAATCGGGACACCCGAAACCGTTCAATATGAAATACATCGGAATAGGAAATGAAGACCTGATAACCGATGTTTTCGAAGAACGTTTCACCTTGATTTATGATGCCATTAAGAAACATCATCCCGAAATTACGGTTATCGGCACAGTAGGCCCGTTCTATGAAGGAACAGATTACGAAGAAGGCTGGAACTTGGCAGACCGCCTGAACGTGCCAATGGTCGACGAGCATTATTACAATACACCGGGCTGGTTTATCTACAATCAGAACTATTACGACAAATACGACCGCTCGAAATCGAAAGTCTATTTAGGCGAATATGCTGCCCACTTGCCCGGACGTCCCAATAATATTGAAACCGCATTGGCAGAAGCCCTGTATCTGACTGCTGTAGAAAGAAACGGCGACATGGTGTTGATGACTTCGTATGCACCGCTATTGGCGAAAGAAGGCTACACGCAATGGAACCCGGACCTGATTTACTTCAACAACAAAGAAGTAAAACCCTCGGTAGGATATTATACCCAATTGCTGTATGGTCAAAACTCAGGCGACCGTTACCTGCCTGCCGAAAGTAAAATTGATAACAACCGGAACGATGTACGCAGCCGAATCGCTTCTTCCATCGTGCGTGACAGCCAAACCGGAGATTTAATCATCAAGTTAGTTAATCTGCTTCCCGCAGCTGTCAACTCCCAACTGAATCTTCCGGCAGACGCCAAAGACAAGCAAGCCAAAGTAACCGTTCTCTCTGGAGACCCTGACGACCAGAATGCCAAACCGGTAGAAAAGGCATTAGAAGCCAGTGACAAGTTATCTTACACCCTACCGCCTTACTCATTCAGCGTAATTCGGTTCTCGGCAAAAGAATAA
- a CDS encoding family 43 glycosylhydrolase — MSTVQASQTEEKDYVGYLFTYFTGNHISEEAVRFAVSMDGYSFYALNGNKPVLDSKVISSTGGVRDPHILRCEDGKTFYMVVTDMVSDNGWDSNRALVMLKSTDLVNWSHSIINMQKRYKGQEKLKRVWAPQTIFDKEAGKYMLYWSMQYEGGPDVIYYAYANEDFTDLTGEPKPLFIPADKKSCIDGDIVYKDGVYHLFYKTEGHGNGIKTATTRSLTSGEWKESPDYKQQTKEAVEGAGTFKLIGQDKYILMYDVYIKGAYQFTETSDLEHFKVIDHAVSMDFHPRHGTVIPITRAELKRITDKWGKPEELGELPQNPVLPGFHADPEILYSKKTDKYYIYSTTDGQPGWGGWYFTAFSSPDLKDWTYEGVILDLRSPQVPWANGNAWAPAIEEKLIDGKYKYFFYYSGNPNDNSRKQIGVAVADSPTGPFKDMGQPIITDSPAGHGQQIDVDVFTDPMTGTPYIYWGNGYMAGAELNSDMVSVKKETIKVLTPKGGSLKDYAYREAPYVFYRKGTYYFLWSVDDTGSPNYHVAYGTSDSPLGPIKVAKDPIVTIQDPAKEIYGPAHNSVIRKPGTDEWYIVYHRINKNYLDKDKGPGVHREVCIDRLEFNEDGTIKRVTLTK; from the coding sequence ATGTCTACAGTACAGGCATCCCAAACAGAAGAAAAAGACTATGTAGGCTATCTCTTCACGTATTTCACCGGAAACCACATCAGTGAAGAAGCGGTACGTTTTGCCGTCAGTATGGACGGGTATTCTTTTTATGCACTGAACGGCAACAAGCCGGTGCTCGACTCGAAAGTCATCAGTTCGACCGGAGGCGTACGCGACCCGCATATCCTGCGGTGTGAAGACGGAAAGACTTTCTACATGGTCGTGACCGATATGGTATCGGATAACGGATGGGATTCGAACCGCGCTCTGGTGATGCTGAAATCTACCGACCTTGTCAACTGGTCGCACTCCATCATCAACATGCAGAAGCGTTATAAAGGACAGGAAAAACTGAAACGTGTATGGGCGCCTCAGACCATCTTCGATAAAGAAGCAGGCAAGTATATGCTTTACTGGTCCATGCAATACGAAGGCGGACCGGACGTTATTTATTACGCATACGCCAACGAGGACTTCACCGACCTGACCGGTGAACCTAAACCTTTATTTATACCTGCCGACAAGAAATCCTGCATTGACGGAGACATTGTCTATAAAGACGGAGTGTACCATTTATTCTATAAAACAGAAGGACATGGAAACGGCATCAAAACAGCCACTACCCGCTCGCTCACTTCAGGAGAATGGAAAGAAAGCCCCGACTACAAGCAACAGACCAAGGAAGCGGTAGAAGGTGCAGGCACATTCAAACTGATAGGACAGGACAAATACATCCTGATGTATGACGTATATATAAAAGGTGCCTATCAGTTTACCGAGACAAGCGACCTGGAACATTTCAAGGTTATTGACCATGCCGTCAGTATGGATTTCCATCCGCGCCACGGAACCGTTATCCCCATTACCCGTGCTGAACTGAAACGCATTACAGATAAATGGGGAAAGCCGGAGGAACTGGGCGAATTGCCTCAGAATCCGGTATTGCCCGGTTTTCATGCCGACCCGGAAATACTTTATTCAAAGAAAACCGATAAATATTACATTTATTCCACTACCGACGGTCAGCCCGGTTGGGGAGGCTGGTATTTCACGGCATTCTCTTCTCCCGACCTGAAAGACTGGACTTACGAAGGCGTAATCCTCGACCTGCGCTCTCCACAAGTTCCTTGGGCAAACGGCAATGCATGGGCACCCGCCATTGAAGAAAAACTGATAGACGGAAAATACAAATACTTCTTCTATTATAGCGGCAACCCGAACGACAATTCGCGCAAACAAATCGGTGTAGCCGTAGCCGACTCGCCCACAGGTCCGTTTAAGGACATGGGACAACCCATCATCACCGATTCTCCTGCCGGACACGGGCAGCAAATTGATGTGGATGTATTTACCGACCCCATGACAGGCACTCCTTATATATATTGGGGAAACGGTTACATGGCAGGAGCCGAACTGAACAGCGATATGGTATCGGTAAAGAAAGAAACCATCAAGGTGTTGACTCCCAAAGGCGGAAGCCTGAAAGACTATGCCTACCGCGAAGCCCCGTATGTATTCTACCGGAAAGGTACCTATTACTTCTTATGGTCGGTAGACGATACCGGCTCGCCCAACTATCATGTGGCATACGGCACATCCGATTCGCCTCTCGGTCCGATAAAGGTAGCCAAAGACCCTATCGTAACCATTCAAGACCCGGCTAAAGAAATCTACGGACCGGCACATAACTCAGTCATACGCAAACCCGGCACCGATGAATGGTACATCGTCTACCACCGCATCAACAAGAATTATCTGGATAAAGACAAAGGTCCGGGCGTACACCGCGAAGTCTGCATCGACCGGCTTGAGTTCAATGAAGACGGAACCATCAAACGCGTGACATTAACCAAATAA
- a CDS encoding beta-galactosidase, giving the protein MNKWSTIGVSLLLSFGAMAGFQSCSPKTESGTFEAGKGTFLLNGEPFVVKAAELHYPRIPRAYWEHRIKQCKALGMNTICLYVFWNFHEEKPGEFDFTGQKDLAEFCRLCQKNDMYVILRPGPYVCAEWEMGGLPWWLLKKKDIRLREDDPYFLERVAIFEKEVANQVAGLTIQKGGPIIMVQVENEYGSYGESKEYVAKIRDIVRGNFGDVTLFQCDWASNFQLNALDDLVWTMNFGTGANIDEQFAPLKKVRPDSPLMCSEFWSGWFDKWGANHETRAADDMIAGIDEMLSKGISFSLYMTHGGTNWGHWAGANSPGFAPDVTSYDYDAPISESGKITPKYEKLRETLAKYMDGKKQAKVPDDIPTISVPAFEFTEVAPLFANLPEPKSDDTIRTMEEYDQGFGSILYRTTLPKIDRSATLTVTEAHDYAQIFIDGKYIGKLDRRNGEKQLDIPACAEGAQLDILVEAMGRINFGRAIKDFKGITEKVELKNGGRTTELKGWKVYNLEDRYEGYKGLKFEPLKSVKDAQGQRVPGCYRATFHVEKPGDTFLNFETWGKGLVYVNGYGIGRIWEIGPQQTLYMPGCWLKEGENEILVFDIVGPKEARTEGLEEPILNQLLVNKPLTHRNEGEELRLAGETPVLSGSFKAGNGWQEMKFGKPVSGRYVCIEALNAQDGKDLACIAEMYLLDENGERLSREPWIVKYADSEDVSQVNRSADKIFDLQESTYWSTETGSAYPHAVVIDLGAKHTLTAIQYLPRMESNVPGGIKDFKVYVKEGNFNY; this is encoded by the coding sequence ATGAATAAATGGTCAACCATTGGCGTGTCGCTTCTGCTTTCGTTTGGGGCGATGGCTGGCTTCCAGTCGTGTTCGCCAAAAACCGAGAGTGGAACATTCGAAGCAGGAAAGGGGACTTTCTTGCTCAACGGAGAGCCTTTTGTGGTAAAGGCAGCCGAATTGCATTACCCGCGTATTCCGCGTGCCTATTGGGAGCATCGCATCAAGCAATGTAAGGCTTTGGGCATGAACACGATTTGCCTGTATGTTTTCTGGAATTTCCATGAAGAGAAGCCGGGAGAGTTCGACTTTACCGGGCAAAAGGACTTGGCTGAGTTTTGCCGCCTGTGCCAGAAGAACGATATGTATGTCATCCTTCGTCCCGGTCCGTATGTATGTGCCGAGTGGGAAATGGGCGGTCTGCCCTGGTGGCTTTTAAAGAAAAAAGACATCCGTTTGCGTGAGGACGACCCGTATTTCCTGGAACGTGTGGCTATCTTCGAGAAGGAAGTTGCCAATCAGGTGGCTGGATTGACCATACAGAAGGGCGGTCCTATTATTATGGTGCAGGTAGAGAATGAATACGGTTCGTATGGCGAAAGCAAGGAATATGTAGCGAAGATACGCGACATCGTGCGCGGGAATTTCGGCGATGTGACCTTATTCCAATGCGACTGGGCATCCAATTTCCAACTCAATGCATTAGACGATTTGGTGTGGACCATGAACTTCGGTACGGGTGCGAATATCGATGAGCAATTCGCTCCTTTGAAGAAGGTACGTCCCGACAGCCCGTTGATGTGCAGCGAGTTCTGGAGCGGATGGTTCGACAAATGGGGAGCCAATCACGAGACCCGTGCGGCAGATGATATGATTGCCGGCATTGATGAAATGCTTTCAAAGGGTATTTCGTTCAGCCTTTACATGACTCACGGCGGTACCAACTGGGGACACTGGGCAGGTGCTAACTCGCCCGGATTTGCACCGGATGTGACTTCGTATGATTATGATGCGCCTATCAGCGAATCGGGAAAGATTACGCCGAAATACGAGAAATTGCGTGAGACCTTGGCGAAATATATGGACGGAAAGAAGCAGGCTAAAGTGCCCGATGATATCCCGACTATCTCCGTACCGGCTTTCGAGTTTACCGAAGTGGCTCCGCTGTTCGCTAATCTGCCCGAACCGAAGAGCGATGATACCATCCGCACGATGGAAGAGTACGATCAGGGATTCGGAAGCATTCTTTACCGCACAACTTTGCCCAAGATTGACCGTTCGGCTACACTTACCGTAACCGAAGCTCACGATTATGCACAAATCTTTATTGACGGGAAATATATCGGCAAACTGGACCGCCGGAACGGGGAAAAGCAACTGGATATTCCGGCATGTGCCGAAGGCGCGCAATTGGATATCTTGGTGGAAGCCATGGGACGTATCAATTTCGGACGGGCTATCAAAGACTTTAAAGGAATTACCGAAAAGGTCGAATTGAAGAACGGAGGACGTACTACCGAATTGAAAGGCTGGAAGGTTTATAACCTGGAAGACCGTTACGAAGGGTATAAAGGTTTGAAGTTTGAACCGCTGAAATCGGTAAAAGATGCGCAAGGCCAGCGTGTGCCGGGTTGCTACCGGGCTACATTCCACGTAGAGAAGCCGGGCGATACGTTCTTGAACTTTGAAACATGGGGCAAAGGCTTGGTTTATGTAAACGGATATGGCATCGGCCGTATTTGGGAAATCGGTCCTCAGCAGACGCTTTACATGCCGGGTTGCTGGCTGAAGGAAGGCGAAAACGAAATTCTTGTATTCGATATCGTTGGTCCGAAAGAAGCCCGTACGGAAGGTCTGGAAGAGCCGATATTGAACCAGTTGCTGGTGAATAAGCCGTTGACCCATCGCAACGAGGGTGAAGAGCTCCGGCTTGCGGGAGAAACCCCGGTATTGAGCGGAAGCTTCAAAGCGGGCAACGGATGGCAGGAAATGAAATTCGGCAAGCCGGTTTCGGGACGTTATGTCTGCATAGAAGCCTTGAATGCGCAAGACGGAAAAGACTTGGCATGTATTGCCGAAATGTATCTGCTTGATGAAAACGGAGAACGTCTTTCGCGTGAACCGTGGATTGTAAAATATGCGGATAGCGAAGATGTATCGCAGGTAAACCGTTCGGCGGATAAGATTTTCGATTTGCAGGAGTCTACTTACTGGAGTACCGAAACCGGTTCGGCTTATCCTCATGCGGTTGTAATTGATTTGGGAGCGAAGCATACCCTGACTGCAATCCAATATCTGCCCCGTATGGAAAGCAATGTGCCCGGCGGCATCAAGGACTTTAAAGTCTATGTAAAGGAAGGAAA